From the Octadecabacter antarcticus 307 genome, one window contains:
- a CDS encoding alpha-hydroxy acid oxidase — MDLDLSHPSIEDLRQAARRRIPKFAFEYLDSATGRELGLKTNRDALDAIGFMPSVLCGRTKADLQTTLLGQKYDLPFGIAPIGMSGMMWAGAERMLAQAAVAHNIPFSLSSVAVASPEDVAPHIGNNGWFQHYPVKSAELRRTMLPRIKAAGFHTLIITVDVPEESRRERQRRANLTVPPKADLRTIVEMAQCPSWCLAHLREGIMPRMRFFDDYVPQRGRESFTHAGALIRGIPDWQYLQELRQEWDGHLVVKGVLRPEDAARMAAEGVDCIWVSNHSGRQFEAGPAVIEQLPKIREAVGPDVPLIYDSGVAWGMDIMRALAKGADFVMVGRAFQFSVAAFGARGIDHLIHILKADIEANMSQLGVENINRLAEYLLLND, encoded by the coding sequence ATGGATCTCGACTTGTCTCACCCATCGATAGAAGACTTAAGGCAGGCCGCACGCAGACGCATTCCAAAGTTCGCCTTCGAGTACCTTGATAGTGCGACAGGTAGGGAGCTGGGGCTGAAGACAAATCGTGACGCTCTCGACGCAATCGGGTTTATGCCCAGCGTGTTATGTGGTCGCACCAAAGCTGACCTTCAGACCACTTTGCTCGGGCAGAAATATGATCTGCCGTTCGGGATCGCGCCGATAGGCATGTCTGGCATGATGTGGGCCGGTGCCGAACGCATGCTCGCGCAAGCAGCTGTTGCGCATAACATTCCGTTTTCACTGTCTAGTGTTGCGGTCGCATCGCCCGAAGATGTTGCCCCCCACATCGGCAACAACGGGTGGTTTCAACACTACCCTGTGAAGTCCGCAGAATTGCGCAGAACAATGTTGCCTCGGATCAAGGCGGCGGGATTTCACACGCTTATAATCACCGTGGACGTACCCGAAGAAAGCAGGCGTGAGCGTCAAAGGCGCGCCAATCTGACCGTTCCTCCCAAAGCTGACCTTCGTACAATCGTTGAAATGGCTCAATGTCCTTCATGGTGTCTTGCGCACCTGCGGGAAGGCATCATGCCAAGGATGCGATTCTTCGACGACTATGTCCCTCAACGTGGCCGGGAAAGCTTCACGCATGCTGGCGCTTTAATACGCGGCATCCCAGACTGGCAATATCTGCAGGAGCTCCGTCAGGAATGGGATGGCCATCTGGTCGTGAAAGGCGTTCTGCGGCCAGAAGATGCTGCACGAATGGCAGCTGAAGGTGTGGATTGTATTTGGGTTTCAAACCATTCTGGGCGTCAATTCGAAGCCGGACCGGCCGTCATTGAACAGCTTCCGAAAATCCGAGAAGCCGTTGGTCCAGATGTTCCGCTCATCTACGATTCCGGTGTGGCCTGGGGAATGGACATCATGCGTGCGTTGGCCAAGGGCGCAGACTTCGTCATGGTTGGACGCGCCTTTCAGTTCTCCGTTGCAGCCTTCGGCGCACGCGGTATCGACCACCTAATACACATTTTGAAGGCCGACATCGAGGCCAACATGAGCCAACTTGGTGTCGAGAACATCAACCGATTGGCTGAATATCTTCTGTTGAACGACTGA
- a CDS encoding RraA family protein, with translation MPEALNDLRVFNDFERNPDLLAKFDKVIQAYSAAAIFADVQYRTGVMDSGIKPAFRSKITGQAVTVQLSKGDLVDPLRALEMSQPNDVIVVDAGGDLNTSVCGGLMGGLAQNRGIRGMIVDGAGRDTDELEDINWPIWTRAITPRGTHTMFSGRKEELSINVPIACGGVVVNPGDFIVADLMGVVVVPLEIAEGVVKLAQEQADREEETRKWVANGKTIEDLLNEFGRI, from the coding sequence ATGCCAGAAGCCCTTAACGACCTAAGAGTTTTCAACGATTTCGAACGTAACCCAGACCTGCTCGCGAAATTCGACAAAGTAATCCAGGCCTATTCAGCCGCAGCGATTTTTGCTGATGTACAGTATCGCACTGGGGTTATGGACAGCGGTATCAAGCCAGCGTTCCGGTCCAAAATCACCGGACAAGCGGTTACGGTACAGCTGTCCAAAGGCGACTTGGTTGATCCTCTGCGTGCGCTAGAAATGAGCCAACCAAACGATGTGATTGTTGTCGATGCAGGTGGAGATCTGAACACATCAGTCTGCGGCGGACTTATGGGCGGCTTGGCCCAAAACCGAGGCATCCGCGGGATGATCGTTGACGGGGCAGGGCGCGACACAGACGAGCTTGAGGATATTAACTGGCCCATCTGGACACGCGCTATTACGCCGCGTGGCACGCACACGATGTTCTCTGGCCGCAAAGAAGAACTATCGATCAACGTGCCAATTGCCTGCGGTGGCGTGGTCGTAAACCCCGGTGATTTCATCGTTGCCGACCTAATGGGCGTCGTTGTTGTTCCATTGGAAATTGCTGAAGGGGTCGTCAAACTTGCCCAAGAACAGGCTGACCGCGAAGAAGAAACGCGCAAATGGGTGGCCAATGGTAAGACAATTGAGGATCTTTTGAATGAATTTGGCCGCATCTGA
- a CDS encoding 2-dehydro-3-deoxygalactonokinase produces the protein MNLAASEPVLIGIDWGTSSLRAFLIGAGGEVLDQVSKPEGIMHIKNGDFEGSFRDLIGPWGAALGLPVIASGMITSRNGWIETPYVSVPSGVQDLANALVTHRMSDGTEVTFVTGMTTDHGGTPDVMRGEETQIIGASALGMSDGIFVLPGTHSKWVTVCDNCIENYSTFMTGEVFAALRQHTILATLIEDGPFHEGAFRMGCAAGVAEGGKLLHDLFGVRTLPLFGKITNSMVEDYLSGLLIGAEIKGTDDALIGGPVIIVGCDDLADRYEIALNAAGLKTKRAPDDIVAKGHFLIAQAAGLL, from the coding sequence ATGAATTTGGCCGCATCTGAACCGGTTCTTATCGGCATCGACTGGGGCACTTCATCGCTCCGCGCCTTTCTTATCGGCGCGGGCGGGGAGGTCTTGGACCAAGTCTCAAAGCCTGAAGGAATTATGCACATCAAGAATGGTGATTTTGAGGGGTCATTCAGGGACCTGATCGGGCCATGGGGGGCTGCCCTTGGCTTGCCGGTTATCGCATCGGGCATGATCACCAGCCGTAACGGTTGGATTGAAACACCGTATGTGTCGGTTCCGTCAGGCGTTCAGGACCTTGCTAACGCGCTTGTGACGCACCGCATGTCGGACGGGACGGAGGTGACTTTTGTCACTGGCATGACGACTGATCACGGCGGCACGCCTGACGTGATGCGTGGCGAGGAGACACAGATCATTGGTGCGTCAGCGCTCGGCATGTCGGATGGTATATTCGTGTTGCCCGGCACCCACAGCAAGTGGGTCACAGTATGCGACAATTGTATTGAAAACTATTCTACCTTTATGACCGGTGAGGTTTTCGCAGCACTTCGTCAGCATACCATTCTTGCTACCTTGATCGAAGATGGGCCGTTTCATGAAGGCGCGTTTCGCATGGGTTGCGCCGCGGGAGTGGCAGAAGGAGGCAAGCTTTTGCATGACCTTTTTGGGGTCCGCACTTTGCCTCTTTTTGGCAAAATCACCAACAGCATGGTTGAGGATTATCTTTCCGGCCTGCTGATTGGTGCCGAAATTAAAGGGACTGATGACGCCTTGATCGGTGGGCCAGTCATAATTGTGGGGTGCGATGATCTGGCGGATCGTTACGAAATTGCTTTAAACGCGGCAGGTTTGAAAACCAAACGCGCACCCGATGATATTGTCGCGAAGGGTCATTTTCTAATCGCACAAGCGGCGGGGCTTTTGTAA
- a CDS encoding SDR family NAD(P)-dependent oxidoreductase, with protein MKQTVVVTGGTSGIGAGVAEVLNTAGYHVIAATVSQGEIDFFSGSSKIETCLMDVTEGASVDALFNRLGGLAGLVNCAGILVRNDEYDIDVFQKVLDVNLTGTMRCCLAAQPLLAKSSGAIVNTASMLSTFGGPLVPAYSASKGGVVQLTKALAGKWAADGIRVNAIAPGWIETEMTQGLRDSPEREAAIFSRTPLRRWGKASEVGALVKWLLSDESSFVTASVYPVDGGYLAM; from the coding sequence ATGAAACAAACAGTTGTGGTCACTGGTGGCACAAGCGGCATCGGCGCGGGAGTGGCCGAAGTTCTTAATACTGCGGGCTATCACGTCATCGCCGCGACTGTATCACAAGGCGAAATTGACTTTTTTTCAGGGTCCTCCAAGATTGAGACCTGCCTGATGGACGTAACGGAAGGTGCATCGGTGGATGCGCTGTTCAACCGTCTTGGTGGGCTTGCTGGACTTGTGAATTGCGCGGGCATTTTGGTGCGCAACGATGAATACGACATCGATGTTTTTCAAAAGGTGCTTGATGTGAACCTGACTGGAACGATGAGGTGCTGTCTTGCTGCGCAGCCCCTGTTGGCGAAATCTAGCGGTGCGATTGTGAATACTGCGTCGATGCTCAGCACTTTTGGGGGGCCTCTGGTCCCCGCTTATTCCGCGTCCAAGGGGGGGGTTGTGCAGTTGACCAAGGCCCTAGCTGGCAAATGGGCGGCAGATGGCATTCGCGTCAATGCAATCGCCCCGGGCTGGATCGAAACCGAAATGACTCAAGGGCTGCGCGATTCACCCGAGCGAGAAGCTGCCATTTTTAGCCGTACACCACTGCGCCGCTGGGGCAAAGCCAGTGAGGTTGGCGCCTTGGTGAAATGGCTACTGTCTGACGAATCAAGTTTTGTAACCGCATCTGTCTATCCCGTCGACGGCGGATACTTGGCAATGTAA
- a CDS encoding 2,4'-dihydroxyacetophenone dioxygenase family protein, with product MVDKNNYDERTPYQLPFPADAQQEIVIPHAIPEDERHWVPQADNVWFRPLCLNRSQGYWMNLLRVRKSGVLSRHRHPQPVHGFVLKGRWHYLEHDWMAEEGSYVYEPPGETHTLVVPEGVEEMITYFQVNGVMCYVDPWGEILGYEDVFSKIDACKKHYEEVGLGADFVQQFIR from the coding sequence ATGGTCGATAAGAATAACTACGACGAACGCACACCGTATCAGCTGCCTTTCCCGGCGGACGCGCAGCAAGAGATCGTCATACCCCACGCAATTCCCGAAGATGAACGTCATTGGGTCCCTCAAGCCGATAATGTATGGTTCCGCCCACTGTGTCTTAATCGTTCGCAAGGGTACTGGATGAACCTGTTGCGCGTGCGTAAATCAGGCGTGCTGTCACGGCATCGCCATCCTCAGCCTGTGCATGGTTTCGTTTTAAAGGGACGATGGCATTATCTTGAACATGATTGGATGGCCGAAGAAGGTAGCTATGTATATGAGCCTCCCGGCGAGACACATACGCTGGTGGTACCTGAGGGCGTTGAAGAGATGATCACCTATTTTCAGGTTAACGGAGTGATGTGTTACGTTGACCCATGGGGTGAGATTTTGGGTTATGAGGACGTGTTCAGCAAGATTGATGCATGCAAAAAGCACTATGAAGAGGTTGGCTTGGGAGCTGATTTCGTTCAACAATTTATTCGGTAA
- a CDS encoding 2-dehydro-3-deoxy-6-phosphogalactonate aldolase, whose translation MMQFDRALKKNPLIAILRGLEPDRALDVAGVLMDAGFRIIEVPLNSPDPFTSIDRISRKFGNDVVVGAGTVLTVDDVSAVRDAGGQIIVAPNMNPKVGARAGVLGMKWCPGVLTPTEAFAALELGASVLKIFPAELAPPKAISAMRAVLPKEAIVAVVGGITPETMGEYRQAGADSFGLGSALFKQSYELSELKSRAEAFVKEFEKGSSR comes from the coding sequence ATGATGCAATTTGACAGGGCACTGAAGAAAAATCCACTTATTGCAATTTTGCGCGGGCTGGAACCCGATCGCGCGCTTGATGTGGCGGGCGTCTTGATGGACGCGGGTTTCCGGATCATCGAGGTGCCACTGAACTCCCCAGATCCTTTCACTTCGATTGACCGTATCTCGCGGAAATTTGGCAATGACGTCGTCGTTGGCGCTGGCACTGTTCTGACCGTTGACGATGTATCTGCCGTCCGGGATGCGGGTGGGCAAATCATTGTTGCACCCAATATGAACCCGAAGGTGGGTGCACGGGCAGGTGTGCTGGGCATGAAATGGTGTCCGGGTGTTCTCACTCCGACGGAAGCGTTTGCAGCGTTGGAATTGGGCGCGTCGGTCCTCAAGATATTTCCGGCCGAATTGGCTCCGCCAAAGGCTATTTCTGCAATGCGAGCGGTCCTCCCCAAAGAGGCGATTGTCGCGGTCGTTGGGGGCATCACCCCAGAAACAATGGGCGAATACCGACAGGCTGGTGCTGACAGTTTCGGTTTGGGGTCTGCCCTTTTTAAACAGTCATATGAACTGTCAGAGTTAAAGTCGCGCGCCGAGGCGTTCGTCAAAGAATTCGAAAAAGGATCGAGCCGATGA